GCGATCGTCTACCTGTTCGCCGAGGTGCTTTCCCGGCCGCTGCCGCCGGTCACCGAGGGCGGAGCCGGATCGTTCTGGACCGCGGCCGACATCGTGATCGCTCTGCCGGTCTCGTGGTTTCCGCTGGCGGCGGACTACACCCGGCACGTCCGGCGCGGGCGGGCGGCGTTCGCCGGTGTCGCTGTCGGCTACGGGATGGCCACCGTGGCCCTGTTCACCCTGGGTGTGCTGGCCCTGGTCGCCTACGGCCGGGGCGGTCTGGACGTCGTAGACGCGCTGCTGGCCGTGCCGCTGGGACTGCTGGCCGTGCTGGTGCTGCTGGTGGTCGAGGTCGACGAGGCCTTCGCCAACGTCTACTCCACTGCGGTCTCGGCGCAGAACATCGTGGGTCGCCTCGATCGCCGGGTGCTGGCCGCAGGCGTCGGGCTGGTGGCCACCGGGCTCGCACTCGCGGTGGACCTGGTCGCCTACGAGCCGTTCCTATTCCTGATCGGCGCAGTGTTCGTCCCGCTCGTCGGGGTGTTCGTCGTCGCCTACTGGCTGCTGCCGCGCGGCGGCTGGGACGTATCGGACACCGCCCCGGCGCGCCCGGGGCCGCTGCTGGCGTGGGCGGCCGGCTTCGTCGCCTACCAACTCACCCTGCCGACCTTCTTCACCGGGCCGGGCGCCGGCTGGACGGCGTGGTGGGCCGCCCGCCAGGCCGACCTGGGCATCGATCCGGCCAACGGCTGGTCGGCGTCGCTGGTCAGCCTCGCGGTGGCCGCCGTCCTCACCGCGCTGCTCTGCCTGCTCGGCGGGCTGTTCGCCCGCCGCCGGCGGCCCCGGTCCACGCTCGCCCGATCGGAGGCCGTCCGATGACCGGCCGCCGGGTGCTCGCCGCCGGCCGGACCAACGCACCGATTCCGGTCGACCCGGACCGGGGCGCCGAGGTTCGCCGGCGGATCAGCGGACTACACGTGCTGACCGACGCCCGCGA
This window of the Geodermatophilus sp. DSM 44513 genome carries:
- a CDS encoding cytosine permease, translated to MSPSGAVGATTSSGDAPITLSQPPPRMLGLGETVGLWGSLGISLLLPVAATYVVLADRPLSVTIGAIVTGAVIGSVLLGLGAAAGAREGVPAMVLMRGLLGRRTSWLPTALNVVQCVGWAAFEVWIIAEAASRALGAPRWPFVLVAGALATLMALRPLGAVRVLARYAVWAALAAIVYLFAEVLSRPLPPVTEGGAGSFWTAADIVIALPVSWFPLAADYTRHVRRGRAAFAGVAVGYGMATVALFTLGVLALVAYGRGGLDVVDALLAVPLGLLAVLVLLVVEVDEAFANVYSTAVSAQNIVGRLDRRVLAAGVGLVATGLALAVDLVAYEPFLFLIGAVFVPLVGVFVVAYWLLPRGGWDVSDTAPARPGPLLAWAAGFVAYQLTLPTFFTGPGAGWTAWWAARQADLGIDPANGWSASLVSLAVAAVLTALLCLLGGLFARRRRPRSTLARSEAVR